Proteins encoded within one genomic window of Triticum aestivum cultivar Chinese Spring chromosome 2D, IWGSC CS RefSeq v2.1, whole genome shotgun sequence:
- the LOC123055712 gene encoding protein FAR1-RELATED SEQUENCE 5-like — protein sequence MEKQGRDVFTYEVFEKFQKEIVAARYHCCIQGIAQDGTLKIVTLRGRSHRIREVQCDTTTMIAHCSCKLFETIGIPCRHIMQVLRAENQNELPSYYIMKRWKKRCKRENVYDEHGNLIEEKATDSLNEATRKKISVVRNKLEDLIQKAKHSDEGMDFLTSSVLNIEAPLDEMVPTSGVKHTRQDEYEAFIGCNIPTEIDIHPPTDVRTVGRCKRIKRGKEISEEEQKKKKKEAKVKVARLCKTCKQIVFHDSRNCPSKKEGKGAEIVLQMKPSGAP from the exons ATGGAGAAACAAGGTAGAGATGTGTTTACATATGAGGTGTTTGAGAAATTTCAGAAAGAGATTGTTGCAGCAAGATACCATTGTTGCATCCAAGGCATTGCACAAGATGGAACACTAAAAATAGTGACATTGAGAGGTCGATCCCATAGGATTAGGGAAGTTCAGTGTGACACCACAACCAtgatagctcattgttcatgtaAGTTATTTGAAACAATTGGAATCCCGTGCCGCCATATCATGCAGGTGTTGAGGGCTGAAAATCAAAATGAACTTCCATCGTACTACATTATGAAAAGATGGAAGAAACGGTGCAAAAG GGAGAATGTGTATGATGAGCATGGGAATTTAATAGAAGAGAAGGCAACCGATTCGTTGAATGAAGCTACGAGGAAGAAGATTTCAGTTGTACGCAACAAGTTGGAAGATCTAATTCAGAAGGCCAAGCACTCGGATGAAGGCATGGATTTTCTAACATCAAGTGTATTAAATATTGAAGCACCTTTGGATGAAATGGTTCCCACATCAGGTGTGAAGCACACTAGACAAGATGAGTATGAGGCTTTTATTGGTTGCAATATTCCTACTGAAATTGACATACACCCGCCAACTGATGTTCGCACGGTGGggagatgcaaaagaataaagagagGAAAGGAAATAAGTGAGGAGgaacagaaaaagaagaagaaggaagccaAGGTAAAGGTTGCACGCTTGTGCAAGACGTGCAAACAAATAGTTTTTCATGATAGTCGCAATTGTCCTAGCAAAAAAGAAGGCAAAGGGGCTGAGATTGTGCTGCAGATGAAGCCAAGTGGTGCTCCGTGA